In Luteolibacter sp. Y139, the following proteins share a genomic window:
- the pheT gene encoding phenylalanine--tRNA ligase subunit beta yields the protein MNVSLNWLATHVDLKGKTPEELDRLLTFAGVEVEGIEVKGVVSDKIVVAQIMEAVQHPNADKLKVTKVDAGEGQLRQIVCGAKNYKVGDKVPCCLPGANLGSFTIGETTMRGVESKGMLAAASEIGLVDAEDGLMILPEDSPIGKPVKELFHGDVLLEVEVTPNRPDLLSHYGMAREMATLLEVPLASLEIPARVGFTADGVKIEALDACPFYTAVRISGVKIGTSPAWLVERLESIGLRPINNVVDITNFVLHELGQPLHAFDAAKVSGALVIRTAKDGEEFLALDGQTYSLLAEDCVISDEAGNALALGGVMGGADSGVTETTTDILLESAYFTPSRIRRTSRRTALSSDSSYRFERGVNPDGVLAGSALAVKLILEIAGGTAEAVTMKAGEAPVLTKPVELDLAKLDQLTGASIPHDEAATILTRLGLSKSADNTWAVPSFRADLQRHIDLVEEIVRVKGLDAVPSRLRGTYVPSTTVDAAYDADMRVRERLAGLGFHECQTIKLISDAQVTDALPLKPLLPGDTIRVSLPLSEDHAVMRPSLIPGLVASAERNVRQGNKALRFFEIGRVFRNAGGGKAKDLESDSLGLLLSGHRSSVGWANLEAAADLYDLKAIVAALVPTAALQLVPRAREGFALAADIQADGQNLGTFAMLLPSRQRELDAPTPVFVAELDLPKLRKFVAGSRDIAELPQFPGSSRDLALEAPATLANAEIERVLAKVKEPLLTGFECFDVFRDESGQKLAADRKSIAYRMHYRAADRTLKAEEIDAAHKVVVTALTGGLPVSQR from the coding sequence ATGAACGTTTCGCTGAATTGGCTTGCGACGCATGTGGATCTCAAGGGGAAGACTCCGGAGGAGTTGGACCGCTTGCTTACCTTTGCTGGCGTCGAAGTCGAAGGGATCGAGGTGAAGGGCGTGGTGTCGGACAAGATCGTGGTCGCGCAGATCATGGAGGCCGTGCAGCACCCGAATGCCGACAAGCTGAAGGTGACGAAGGTGGATGCGGGTGAAGGCCAGCTTCGTCAGATCGTTTGCGGCGCGAAGAACTACAAGGTGGGCGACAAGGTGCCGTGCTGCTTGCCCGGTGCGAATCTGGGTAGCTTCACGATCGGTGAGACGACCATGCGTGGCGTGGAGTCGAAGGGCATGCTTGCGGCGGCTTCGGAGATCGGACTCGTGGATGCGGAGGACGGGCTGATGATTCTGCCCGAGGATTCGCCGATCGGAAAGCCGGTGAAGGAACTCTTCCATGGCGACGTGCTGCTGGAAGTGGAGGTCACTCCGAATCGTCCGGACCTGCTCAGCCACTACGGCATGGCCCGTGAGATGGCGACGCTGCTTGAAGTGCCGCTGGCTTCTCTGGAAATTCCGGCTCGCGTGGGATTCACTGCCGATGGTGTGAAGATCGAGGCGCTGGATGCGTGCCCGTTCTACACGGCGGTGCGGATTTCCGGCGTGAAGATTGGCACCAGCCCGGCGTGGCTGGTGGAGCGACTGGAGTCGATCGGGCTGCGTCCGATCAACAACGTGGTCGATATCACCAACTTCGTGTTGCACGAGCTGGGTCAGCCGCTGCATGCCTTCGATGCGGCCAAGGTTTCCGGTGCGCTGGTCATTCGCACGGCGAAGGATGGCGAGGAGTTCCTCGCGCTCGATGGCCAGACCTATTCGCTGCTCGCCGAGGACTGCGTGATTTCGGACGAAGCTGGCAATGCCCTCGCCCTCGGCGGCGTGATGGGTGGTGCCGACAGCGGTGTCACTGAGACCACCACGGACATTCTACTGGAGTCGGCGTACTTCACGCCATCCCGCATCCGCCGCACCTCGCGACGCACGGCGCTTTCGTCGGATTCGTCGTATCGCTTCGAGCGTGGCGTGAACCCGGATGGCGTGCTCGCGGGCTCGGCGCTGGCGGTGAAGCTGATCCTCGAGATCGCCGGTGGCACTGCCGAGGCAGTCACGATGAAGGCAGGTGAAGCACCCGTGCTGACGAAGCCGGTGGAGCTTGATCTTGCCAAGCTCGACCAACTCACCGGTGCCAGCATTCCGCACGATGAAGCGGCGACCATTCTCACGCGCCTCGGTCTTTCGAAGAGCGCGGATAACACATGGGCGGTGCCTTCGTTCCGCGCCGACTTGCAGCGTCACATCGATCTCGTCGAAGAAATCGTGCGCGTGAAGGGACTCGATGCGGTGCCATCGCGCCTGCGCGGAACCTACGTGCCCTCGACTACGGTGGATGCCGCCTACGATGCTGACATGCGCGTGCGTGAACGCCTCGCCGGCCTCGGCTTCCACGAGTGCCAGACGATCAAGCTGATTTCCGACGCGCAGGTGACGGATGCCCTTCCGCTCAAGCCGCTGCTTCCCGGTGACACGATTCGCGTGAGCCTGCCGCTCAGTGAGGACCACGCGGTGATGCGCCCGAGCCTGATCCCCGGGCTCGTCGCTTCCGCCGAGCGCAATGTGCGCCAGGGCAACAAGGCGCTGCGTTTCTTCGAGATCGGCCGCGTCTTCCGCAATGCCGGCGGTGGCAAGGCGAAGGATCTTGAAAGCGACTCGCTCGGCCTGCTGCTTTCCGGTCACCGGTCGTCCGTCGGCTGGGCGAATCTCGAAGCGGCCGCCGACCTCTACGACCTGAAGGCAATCGTTGCCGCGCTGGTGCCGACCGCTGCGCTGCAGCTCGTGCCGCGTGCCCGCGAAGGCTTCGCGCTGGCCGCCGATATTCAGGCGGATGGCCAGAACCTCGGCACCTTTGCGATGCTGTTGCCTTCACGCCAACGTGAGCTGGATGCGCCCACGCCGGTCTTCGTGGCCGAGCTGGATTTACCGAAGCTGCGCAAGTTCGTGGCTGGCAGCCGTGACATTGCCGAGCTGCCGCAATTCCCGGGCTCGTCACGTGACCTTGCATTGGAAGCACCGGCTACGCTCGCGAATGCCGAGATCGAGCGCGTGCTGGCGAAGGTGAAGGAGCCACTGCTGACGGGCTTCGAATGCTTCGACGTGTTCCGTGACGAAAGCGGCCAGAAGCTTGCCGCCGATCGCAAGTCGATCGCGTATCGCATGCACTATCGCGCCGCTGATCGCACGCTGAAGGCGGAGGAAATCGATGCCGCGCACAAGGTGGTGGTCACGGCTCTGACCGGTGGCTTGCCGGTGAGCCAGCGATGA
- a CDS encoding PQQ-dependent sugar dehydrogenase, producing the protein MIRLLIAAAAAVGACGNAATTPVTVRVSDWASMPFSGNVSTTAGNPGYMARINFTKEEPGNTGRMWTCDLNGNLHIFSKGGTPATRTAELLTQAKNRSAYLDFNGGPTKSDTAELVNLPNATGTSTSQVAPNGLFPLFTKKSGYANGLVTFEFDPGYATNGKFYTIHIESVSSDGDAGRLPVKTKFPGFNTAGYTSTSVINPLVGSTTRQAVLIEWTDTNRSNLTFEGTARELLRIGFNSHIHPLGDITFNPAAVPGAPEWGVMYLACGDGGSGENNTTKLNPQRLDTIVGKILRIIPDLSLHTSDSTVSTNGRYRIPNDNPFANSANFNGARKEIWTLGHRNPHRFCWYDNGIVEPRLLVTEIGLNSWEEVNLLKPGKNYGYSEREGPQKLVISSGSPALSNPPSPDSLPVRLSNLQNFPGEFVPEYPVIAYPHAAAYGDAISSGVFYRGSAVPALQGKFVFADITTGRVWCCDWSDMLAADDGVASTLANMQPVTLVWDDPNDSPDLGPQSYDRFFEIVEEGYDFRGGVDSDLPGGATISGNGRADIRLAVDASGELYVTSKSDGVIRGLGVVIPPAFSTQPVDKWISVGTSVDFTAVATSNPSPGYHWQRLAVGSNVWQDLSDDSVCTGTATGTLHVQAPGRERSGDLYRCVATCTGAEAASYAAMLEMKIVPTTWLTTYFTATERANRLIAGDMADPDRDGIVNLLEYAFGFDPEKNSAAQLPKLGKNGSNATLSFPASRADLIYGAEVSTDMETWTTSGVTITTNGSTKTASYPMSAQKAFLRVTVK; encoded by the coding sequence TTGATCCGACTCCTGATTGCCGCGGCGGCTGCCGTTGGCGCGTGTGGTAATGCGGCGACCACGCCGGTGACCGTGCGCGTCTCCGACTGGGCGTCGATGCCGTTCTCGGGAAACGTGTCCACCACCGCCGGCAATCCGGGCTACATGGCGCGGATCAATTTCACCAAGGAGGAGCCGGGCAATACCGGCCGGATGTGGACCTGCGACCTGAACGGGAACCTTCACATCTTTTCGAAAGGCGGCACTCCGGCGACCCGCACGGCCGAGCTGCTGACCCAGGCGAAAAACCGCAGCGCCTATCTCGACTTCAATGGTGGCCCGACCAAATCCGACACTGCGGAGCTGGTCAATCTGCCGAATGCCACCGGCACGTCCACCAGCCAGGTGGCACCGAACGGCTTGTTCCCGCTCTTCACGAAGAAGTCGGGCTATGCCAACGGCCTTGTCACCTTCGAGTTTGATCCGGGCTATGCGACCAATGGCAAGTTCTACACGATCCACATTGAAAGCGTCAGCAGCGATGGCGACGCGGGCCGCTTGCCGGTGAAGACGAAGTTCCCCGGCTTCAATACCGCCGGCTACACGTCGACCTCGGTGATCAATCCGCTGGTGGGCAGCACAACTCGCCAGGCCGTGCTGATCGAGTGGACTGATACCAATCGCTCCAATCTGACCTTTGAAGGCACCGCGCGGGAACTGCTGCGGATCGGTTTCAATTCGCACATCCATCCGCTCGGCGACATCACCTTCAATCCTGCCGCCGTGCCGGGCGCTCCGGAATGGGGCGTGATGTATCTGGCGTGCGGTGATGGTGGCTCGGGGGAAAATAACACGACCAAGCTGAATCCCCAGCGGCTGGACACCATCGTCGGAAAGATCCTTCGCATCATCCCTGATCTCTCGCTTCACACGAGCGACAGCACGGTATCGACGAATGGCCGCTATCGTATTCCGAACGACAATCCCTTCGCCAACAGCGCGAATTTCAATGGAGCGCGCAAGGAGATCTGGACGCTGGGTCATCGCAACCCCCATCGCTTCTGCTGGTACGACAATGGCATCGTGGAGCCGCGGCTGCTGGTCACCGAGATCGGCCTGAATTCCTGGGAAGAAGTCAATTTGCTGAAGCCGGGCAAGAACTACGGCTACAGCGAACGCGAGGGGCCGCAGAAGCTGGTCATCTCGTCAGGCTCACCGGCTCTGAGCAACCCGCCCTCGCCGGACTCGCTGCCGGTGCGTCTCAGCAATCTTCAGAATTTCCCGGGTGAGTTCGTGCCGGAATATCCGGTGATCGCCTATCCGCATGCTGCGGCTTACGGCGATGCGATCTCGAGCGGTGTCTTCTACCGGGGCAGCGCGGTCCCGGCGCTTCAGGGGAAGTTCGTCTTCGCCGACATCACCACCGGCCGGGTGTGGTGCTGCGACTGGAGCGACATGCTCGCCGCCGATGATGGCGTGGCATCCACGCTCGCCAACATGCAGCCGGTCACTCTGGTGTGGGACGATCCGAATGACAGCCCGGATCTGGGTCCGCAGAGCTACGACCGCTTCTTCGAGATCGTCGAGGAGGGTTATGATTTCCGCGGTGGAGTGGATTCCGACCTGCCGGGTGGTGCGACCATTTCAGGCAATGGCCGGGCAGACATCCGCTTGGCCGTGGATGCGAGTGGCGAGCTGTATGTGACCAGCAAGAGCGATGGCGTGATTCGCGGCCTTGGCGTCGTGATCCCGCCTGCCTTCAGCACGCAGCCGGTGGACAAGTGGATTTCCGTGGGGACGAGCGTCGACTTCACGGCGGTCGCCACCAGCAATCCTTCGCCGGGCTATCATTGGCAGCGGCTGGCGGTCGGTAGCAATGTCTGGCAGGATCTTTCCGATGACAGCGTGTGCACCGGCACGGCCACGGGCACGCTGCACGTGCAGGCTCCCGGCCGGGAGCGCTCGGGCGATCTCTATCGCTGCGTGGCCACCTGCACTGGTGCCGAAGCCGCTTCGTATGCCGCGATGCTGGAGATGAAGATTGTCCCGACGACGTGGCTCACGACCTATTTCACCGCCACGGAGCGCGCGAACCGGTTGATCGCGGGTGACATGGCGGATCCTGATCGGGATGGCATCGTGAACCTGCTGGAGTATGCCTTCGGTTTCGATCCGGAGAAGAACTCGGCGGCGCAGTTGCCAAAGCTCGGGAAGAACGGATCGAACGCGACGCTGAGCTTTCCTGCATCACGCGCCGACTTGATCTACGGCGCGGAGGTCAGCACGGACATGGAGACGTGGACCACCAGTGGTGTGACAATTACCACCAACGGAAGCACCAAGACTGCGAGCTATCCGATGTCCGCTCAGAAGGCGTTCCTTCGAGTCACGGTGAAGTGA
- a CDS encoding transglutaminase-like domain-containing protein, producing MPFQIHAELHYQVLQRTTVLLNLHALATANQKLSDESFQITPGVAWEELPIETSGENRYIRLDTGDVTELDITYSVTAETRHEMVSHEALHDLSVSQIRRSALPFLFPSRYCQSDRLGKLAGKEFGGIAHPYDQVVAITDWIFENIDYLSGSTDAGTSAFDTVTQRAGVCRDFAHLGIALCRALSIPARYFTGYACDMQPPDFHACFEACIGNHWIIFDPTRLSALNGLVRIATGRDAADASVATIFGKMQLTGMMVSCTSPDFQPLGPDDLAGQAIVLDS from the coding sequence ATGCCATTCCAAATCCACGCCGAGCTTCACTATCAGGTCCTCCAGCGCACCACGGTGCTCCTGAACCTGCACGCGCTGGCGACGGCGAATCAGAAGCTCTCCGACGAGTCCTTCCAGATCACTCCCGGCGTGGCGTGGGAGGAGCTGCCGATCGAGACCTCGGGGGAGAATCGCTACATCCGCCTCGATACGGGCGACGTGACCGAGCTGGATATCACCTATTCGGTGACCGCGGAAACACGGCACGAAATGGTGAGCCATGAGGCTCTCCATGACTTGTCGGTTTCGCAGATTCGCCGCTCTGCGCTGCCGTTTCTTTTTCCCAGCCGCTACTGTCAGTCGGATCGCTTGGGGAAACTCGCAGGGAAGGAATTCGGTGGCATCGCCCATCCCTACGATCAGGTGGTGGCCATCACCGACTGGATCTTTGAGAACATCGACTATCTCTCCGGCAGCACCGATGCCGGGACCTCGGCGTTCGATACGGTGACGCAGCGCGCCGGGGTGTGCCGGGACTTCGCGCATCTCGGCATCGCGCTGTGCCGGGCGCTGTCGATTCCCGCGCGCTACTTCACCGGCTACGCCTGCGACATGCAGCCGCCGGATTTCCATGCCTGCTTCGAGGCATGCATTGGGAATCACTGGATCATCTTCGATCCCACCCGGCTTTCAGCGCTGAATGGCCTCGTCCGCATTGCCACCGGCCGCGATGCGGCGGACGCGTCGGTCGCCACGATCTTCGGGAAGATGCAGCTCACGGGAATGATGGTATCTTGCACCTCACCGGATTTCCAACCGCTTGGCCCGGATGACTTGGCGGGGCAAGCCATCGTGCTCGACTCATGA
- a CDS encoding transglutaminase family protein encodes MSDSHLLKIVHRTHYRYAAPVTFQTHRLVIRPREGHDLRVESLLLGITPQADVTWTRDIFGNSVVHAHFREPGEELKFDVEVVVRRFFDPDAPPLNVHSPSPYPLEYDTMEHGIVVGYLTPVFGEETAAVKDFIGTLPNPGDFPSAEAFVLKLAEIIHEKIGYERREQKGVQTPATTLSLGTGSCRDVATLMMETLRQLGIAARFASGYLDCPATRAARGSTHAWTEAYFPELGWCGFDPTTGRRCDHRHIVTGTSHHPRGVMPVSGRYFGASGAFLSMNVAVEFSTPEAATLAT; translated from the coding sequence ATGAGTGACAGCCATCTGCTGAAGATCGTCCACCGCACGCACTATCGCTATGCGGCGCCGGTGACCTTTCAGACGCACCGGCTGGTGATTCGTCCGCGCGAGGGGCATGACCTGCGGGTGGAGAGCCTGCTGCTCGGCATCACGCCGCAGGCGGATGTGACGTGGACGCGGGACATCTTCGGCAACTCGGTGGTGCACGCGCATTTCCGCGAACCGGGCGAGGAGCTGAAATTCGATGTGGAGGTGGTGGTGCGGCGCTTCTTCGATCCCGATGCCCCGCCGCTGAATGTGCACAGCCCGAGTCCCTATCCGCTGGAATATGATACGATGGAGCACGGCATCGTGGTCGGCTACTTGACGCCGGTGTTTGGCGAGGAAACGGCGGCGGTGAAGGACTTTATCGGCACGCTGCCGAATCCCGGCGACTTCCCTAGCGCGGAGGCTTTCGTGCTAAAGCTGGCGGAAATCATTCACGAGAAGATCGGCTACGAGCGCCGTGAGCAGAAGGGCGTGCAAACGCCGGCCACGACGCTCTCACTTGGCACCGGATCATGCCGCGACGTGGCCACGCTGATGATGGAGACGCTGCGGCAGCTCGGCATCGCGGCACGGTTTGCGAGCGGCTATCTCGATTGTCCGGCGACCCGTGCGGCGCGGGGCTCCACGCATGCATGGACGGAGGCGTACTTTCCGGAGCTTGGCTGGTGTGGCTTCGATCCGACCACTGGGCGGCGTTGCGATCACCGGCACATCGTCACCGGCACGAGTCATCATCCACGCGGTGTGATGCCGGTGAGTGGTCGCTACTTCGGGGCGAGCGGTGCGTTTCTCAGCATGAACGTGGCGGTGGAGTTTTCGACGCCGGAGGCAGCTACTCTGGCCACTTGA
- the proS gene encoding proline--tRNA ligase, protein MSDKTAITPTRAQDFPEWYQQVVKAADLAENSETRGCMVIKPWGYGIWELIQQQLDRKFKATGHQNAYFPLLIPISYLEKEAEHAEGFATECAVVTHHRLEPQKDEKTGKVKMVPSGELAEPYIIRPTSETIIGAAFSRWVQSYRDLPLLINQWANVMRWEMRPRLFLRTAEFLWQEGHTAHETKEEAIDETRQMHRVYEDFLRNHLAIPVIPGEKTENERFPGADMTLTVEAMVQDRKAIQAGTSHYLGQNFSKAQDISFTGRDGVKQFVHTTSWGVSTRMIGTLIMAHSDDDGLVLPPRVATQQIVIIPVTPKEDSKQAVLDACKALAETLRLEKNFHGDPLRVHVDTRDLQGGIKKWEWVKKGVPIRIEIGPRDIETRKVCVQRRDRASNEKEFMDKEDFLRVASDLLQDIHETLLARATEFRDENIVPCDSIDEFHAHWAKDNPGWLITPWAGTPDEEDELSKQHKITIRCLPLDKQDELEAKCLLTGKPTKSRAIWGRSY, encoded by the coding sequence ATGTCCGATAAAACAGCCATCACCCCGACCCGTGCCCAGGATTTCCCCGAGTGGTACCAGCAGGTCGTGAAAGCCGCCGATCTGGCGGAGAATTCGGAAACCCGCGGCTGCATGGTGATCAAGCCGTGGGGCTACGGCATCTGGGAACTCATCCAGCAGCAGCTCGACCGCAAGTTCAAGGCGACCGGCCACCAGAACGCCTACTTCCCGCTGCTCATCCCGATCTCCTATCTGGAGAAGGAAGCCGAGCACGCCGAGGGCTTCGCCACCGAGTGCGCCGTGGTCACGCACCACCGCCTGGAGCCCCAGAAGGACGAGAAGACCGGCAAGGTGAAGATGGTCCCCTCCGGCGAACTCGCCGAACCCTACATCATCCGCCCGACTTCCGAGACCATCATCGGCGCGGCCTTCTCGCGCTGGGTGCAGAGCTATCGTGACCTGCCGCTGCTGATCAACCAGTGGGCGAACGTGATGCGCTGGGAAATGCGTCCCCGCCTGTTCCTCCGCACCGCTGAGTTCCTCTGGCAGGAAGGCCACACCGCGCACGAGACGAAGGAAGAGGCGATCGACGAGACCCGCCAGATGCATCGCGTCTATGAGGACTTCCTCCGCAATCACCTCGCGATCCCGGTCATCCCCGGCGAGAAGACGGAGAACGAGCGCTTCCCCGGTGCCGACATGACGCTGACCGTCGAGGCGATGGTGCAGGACCGCAAGGCGATCCAAGCCGGCACCTCCCACTACCTCGGCCAGAATTTCTCGAAGGCGCAGGACATCTCCTTCACCGGCCGCGATGGCGTGAAGCAATTCGTCCACACCACCTCGTGGGGCGTTTCCACCCGCATGATCGGCACGCTGATCATGGCGCACTCGGACGACGATGGCCTCGTGCTGCCACCTCGCGTCGCGACCCAGCAGATCGTCATCATCCCCGTCACACCGAAGGAAGACTCCAAGCAAGCGGTGCTCGATGCCTGCAAGGCCCTCGCCGAAACGCTGCGCCTCGAGAAAAACTTCCACGGCGACCCGCTGCGCGTGCACGTCGATACCCGCGATCTCCAGGGCGGCATCAAGAAGTGGGAGTGGGTCAAGAAGGGTGTGCCGATCCGCATCGAAATCGGACCGCGCGACATCGAGACCCGCAAGGTCTGCGTCCAGCGCCGCGACCGCGCCAGCAACGAGAAGGAGTTCATGGACAAGGAGGACTTCCTCCGCGTCGCCAGCGATCTCCTCCAGGACATCCACGAGACGCTGCTCGCCCGCGCCACCGAGTTCCGCGACGAGAACATCGTGCCCTGCGACTCGATCGACGAATTCCACGCCCACTGGGCGAAGGACAATCCCGGCTGGCTGATCACCCCATGGGCCGGCACGCCCGACGAGGAAGACGAACTCTCGAAGCAGCACAAGATCACCATCCGCTGCCTGCCGCTCGACAAGCAGGACGAGCTCGAAGCCAAGTGCCTCCTCACCGGCAAGCCGACCAAGTCGCGCGCCATCTGGGGACGCAGCTATTGA